Proteins encoded in a region of the Prunus persica cultivar Lovell chromosome G4, Prunus_persica_NCBIv2, whole genome shotgun sequence genome:
- the LOC109948559 gene encoding uncharacterized protein LOC109948559, whose protein sequence is MSQKSKSKRKTPRQQGPPTTSPNPTPSEFSFAIARIAASQISQSVGFKATKPAAVETLAHIAIKYIEAIASASASYAAMANRTNTNVFDFTNALHDLQSVQGFKGASFLHENGFCVLGSSVLTDLAKFVSWNEETPFARPIPRAEKLDTEKRIPFPVETDSGRDLHVPRWLPAFPDVKKTVAKRRNGEELWENMVAGNGGGGVMNESESERVSESGNWNGNGGNEKGFCLELGEEKKMGRVRFRIGLGVEVEEKGVAGLGLNLRSGVCRGGKRVCWNNNSKIGYNFDDDDKR, encoded by the coding sequence ATgtcccaaaaatcaaaatcaaaacgaAAAACACCAAGACAACAAGGACCCCCAACGACAAGCCCAAACCCAACCCCATCGGAGTTCTCATTCGCCATAGCCAGAATCGCAGCGTCTCAAATCAGTCAATCAGTCGGCTTCAAAGCCACGAAGCCTGCCGCCGTCGAAACCCTAGCCCACATCGCCATCAAGTACATCGAGGCCATAGCTTCCGCCTCAGCCTCCTACGCCGCCATGGCCAATCGCACCAACACTAACGTTTTCGACTTCACCAACGCCCTCCATGACTTGCAGTCGGTGCAAGGCTTCAAAGGCGCCTCCTTTCTCCACGAAAACGGCTTCTGCGTTTTGGGTTCGAGCGTTTTGACCGATCTCGCCAAATTCGTCAGCTGGAACGAGGAAACCCCATTCGCCAGGCCGATTCCGCGGGCCGAGAAATTGGATACAGAGAAACGGATTCCGTTTCCGGTGGAAACGGATTCCGGGAGGGATTTGCACGTGCCGAGATGGCTTCCAGCATTCCCGGATGTAAAGAAAACGGTCGCGAAGAGGAGGAATGGTGAGGAGTTGTGGGAGAATATGGTGGCTGGGAATGGCGGTGGTGGTGTTATGAAtgaaagtgaaagtgaaagaGTAAGTGAGAGTGGGAATTGGAATGGGAATGGTGGGAATGAGAAAGGGTTTtgcttggaattgggggaggagaagaagatggggaGAGTGAGGTTTAGGATTGGATTGGGGGTTGAGGTGGAGGAGAAAGGGGTGGCGGGTTTGGGTTTGAATTTGAGAAGTGGGGTTTGTAGAGGAGGGAAAAGAGTATGTTGGAATAATAACAGTAAAATTGGTTACaattttgatgatgatgataaaagatag